GGAGATCGCGATCGCCGCCCCGGACCACCCGAGGTTTGACGACTTCCGGGCCCGGTCCCAACGCTTCCAGCTACGCTAGGGGGGGGGACGCGCGCGATGCCACTCATTGTCCAGAAGTACGGCGGGACCTCGGTCGGCACCATCGAGAAGATCAAGAACGTGGCGAAGAGGGTGGCCCGGACGAAGGAGCAGGGGAACGACGTCGTCGTGGTCGTCTCCGCGATGTCCGGCGAGACGAACCGGCTTCTCGGACTGGCGCACCAGATTTCGGAGATGCCCAACGAACGGGAGCTCGACGTCGTCGCCGCCACCGGCGAGCAGGTGACGATCGGGCTGCTGGCGATCGCCCTCACCGAGATGGGGTGCAAGGCGAAGTCGTTCTGCGGCTTCCAGATCCCCGTGCTGACGGACGCCGCGTACGTGAAGGCGCGGATCCGCCAGATCCGCGGCGAGACGATCACGAAGGCGCTGAAGGAAGGATACGTCGCCGTCGTGGCCGGTTTCCAGGGAATCGACGACAGCGGGTCGATCACCACGCTCGGGCGCGGCGGCTCCGACACCAGCGCCGTGGCCGTGGCGGCGGCGCTCAAGGCGGACGTCTGCGAGATCTACACGGACGTGGACGGCGTCTACACCACCGACCCGAACATCTGCGCGGACGCCCGCAAGCTCGACAAGGTCTCCTTCGAGGAGATGCTCGAGCTCGCCTCCCTCGGCGCCAAGGTGCTGCAGATCCGCTCGGTGGAGTTCGGGATGAAGTACGGGGTGCGGATCCACGTTCGCTCCTCGTTCAACGATAACCCGGGAACGATCGTGACGACGGAGGAGGAGATCATGGAAACGGCGGTGGTGTCCGGCGTGGCGTACAGCAAGAGCGAGGCGAAGATCACGGTGGTCAAGGTCCCCGACCGCCCGGGGATCGCGGCGAAGATCTTCAAGCCGCTGTCGGAGGCGAACATCGTGGTCGACGTCATCGTC
Above is a genomic segment from Deltaproteobacteria bacterium containing:
- a CDS encoding aspartate kinase, with the protein product MPLIVQKYGGTSVGTIEKIKNVAKRVARTKEQGNDVVVVVSAMSGETNRLLGLAHQISEMPNERELDVVAATGEQVTIGLLAIALTEMGCKAKSFCGFQIPVLTDAAYVKARIRQIRGETITKALKEGYVAVVAGFQGIDDSGSITTLGRGGSDTSAVAVAAALKADVCEIYTDVDGVYTTDPNICADARKLDKVSFEEMLELASLGAKVLQIRSVEFGMKYGVRIHVRSSFNDNPGTIVTTEEEIMETAVVSGVAYSKSEAKITVVKVPDRPGIAAKIFKPLSEANIVVDVIVQNVSVTGFTDLTFTIGRTDFKKAMQITSMAAKDVGAERIVGDDKIAKVSIVGMAMRSHSGVALKVFETLAAENINILGISTSEIKVSVLIEEKYTELAVRVLHGAFGLGNPA